The following are from one region of the Nicotiana tabacum cultivar K326 chromosome 3, ASM71507v2, whole genome shotgun sequence genome:
- the LOC107763989 gene encoding MYB-like transcription factor EOBII, whose protein sequence is MDKKPCNSQDVEVRKGPWTMEEDLILINYIANHGEGVWNSLAKSAGLKRTGKSCRLRWLNYLRPDVRRGNITPEEQLLIMELHAKWGNRWSKIAKHLPGRTDNEIKNYWRTRIQKHIKQAENMNGQVANSEQNDHQEGSSSHMSSAGPAETYSPTSYSANIDTTLQGPFLTETNDNIWSMEDIWSMQLLNGD, encoded by the exons ATGGATAAAAAACCATGCAACTCTCAAGATGTTGAAGTGAGGAAAGGACCTTGGACTATGGAAGAGGATTTAATTCTCATTAACTACATTGCTAATCATGGTGAAGGTGTTTGGAATTCCTTAGCTAAATCTGCTg GTCTCAAACGTACCGGAAAAAGCTGTCGGCTCCGGTGGCTAAATTATCTCCGGCCTGATGTCCGGAGGGGAAATATTACACCTGAAGAACAACTTTTGATAATGGAACTGCATGCTAAGTGGGGAAACAG GTGGTCAAAAATTGCAAAGCATTTGCCAGGAAGAACAGATAACGAGATAAAAAACTATTGGAGGACAAGGATTCAGAAGCACATAAAGCAAGCAGAAAACATGAATGGACAAGTAGCTAATTCTGAGCAAAATGATCATCAAGAAGGAAGCAGTAGCCATATGTCGTCTGCTGGTCCGGCAGAGACTTACTCTCCAACTTCATACTCTGCGAATATTGACACTACTTTGCAAGGCCCTTTTCTCACTGAAACAAATGACAACATTTGGAGCATGGAGGATATCTGGTCCATGCAATTGCTTAACGGCGATTAA